In Fibrobacter sp. UWP2, the sequence ACTCCTCGCGGTCCAATTCCAGCACTTGGCCGTGGTAGTACATGAGCGGCGTCTTGCAACGGGCGCAGGGGAAAACCATCATGTTTGACGGTTCTCCGTTCAACTGCACTTCGAAGTTGGAGCCGCAATGGGGGCATTCTATGTGGAATTCACTCATGCGTCATAATTTAGCAAATATGGATTTCTGCCGGAACAAAAACGCCTTTTTATTTTATTTTTTAAGAAACAACTTTTTTTCACATTCAAAATCTGTAAAAAATGCTCTGCCATTGGCTTTACCATATTACTAGCATTGACCTTTTCGACGGCCGCCTGTTCCGTGCCGGCGTCGCCGCCATGCTTTCCATCGTCCTCGTGCTCTTCTTCATGCCCAAGTACATCCGGCTTTTACAAGGGCTAGACGCCACCTCCGATTTCGACAAGGACGGCAAGTCCAAGTCGCCTCCCATCATGGGCGGGCTCCTCCTGGTGGTCGTGGTCGAAATAGTGTCGCTACTGGTGTGCAAGATGAACGGCTATACCATATCGACCCTCGTCATCTTGGCGCTGTTCTCTGCCGTGGGGGCCATCGACGACATTGCGAAAGTCCGCGCCAAGCGTCTCATCAAGCTCGGTAAGCTCAAGGCCGCCGACTACATGGACAAGGCCGACGGCATCTCCAGCAGCCTGCGCCTGTTCCTCTACTTTCTGTTCAGTCTCGTCGTCGCGATTTTCTGCTACAAGTTCATTCCCGAACTCAAGGGCGACCTCACCATCCCCTTCTGCCCCATCGACGTATTCCAGCTTCACTTGCCCAACTGGATTTTTGTCGCCTTCATGACGTTTGTCATCGCCGCAAGCGCGAACGGCACCAACTTTACCGACGGCCTCGACAGCCTCGTCTCGGTGCCCATCCTCACCAGCATGATTTTCGTGGGACTTGTCGCCTACGTGAGCGGCAACTTCATCTTCAGCCAGTACCTGAGCGTCCCGTACCTTCCGGGCTGCGACGAACTTTTCCCGATAGCGCTGTCCATCGCAGGTGCGCTGCTCGCCTACCTGTGGTTCAATAGCCCTCCCGCCGAAATCTACATGGGCGACGCGGGCTCCGTGGGCTTTGGCGCGGCCATCGGCATCATGTTCATCTTGGTGCAGGCAGGGCTGTTCCTGCCCATCGTGTGCATCATCATCATCGCAGAAGCCTGCTCAGTGCTGTTGCAGATAACCTGGTTCAAGTTCACCAAGAAGACTACAGGTACCGGCAAGAGGATTTTCCTCTGCGCACCGCTGCACCACCACTACCAGAAAAAATGGGAAGGCAAGTTCCCGAGCAAGCCGCTCATGAACTCCAAGATCGTGTGGCGCATGCACCTGGTGAGCATCTTCGCGCTCATCGTGAGCATGGTGATATTCTTCGGCATTAGGTAATCAAGGCATGGACATCATTGAAACTTTGAATGCGGCGGGGCAGCAAGAGCTGGCCGCCAAACTGGAATCGTTGAGCGGGGATGCCCGCGCCTTGCTGGAACGCGACATCGCAAGCCAGGACTGGCTAGCGCTCCAAAGCATTTACGAAGAAAAATCCAGCGCCTCCCTGAGCGACAACGTGGCAAGCGACATCCAGCCGATGCCCTTTAAAATCGCCTCAGACGACCTGCGCTACGACTACTGGAAAGAGACCGGCGAAATCCTCCTCGGCAAGGGCCAGGTGGCGGCATTCCTCGTTGCGGGCGGTCAAGGTTCGCGCCTCGGGTTCAACGGTCCCAAGGGCATGTTCGACATCGGGCTCCCGAGCCACAAGAGTCTTTTCCAACTGCAGGCGGAACGTTTGCAGAACCTCGCCGCGCAGGTGGGGCACGCCATCCCGTGGTGCATCATGACGAGCCCCTTGAACCATGAAGCGACCGTGAACTTTTTCAGGGAACACGACTACTTCGGCATGAACAAGGACGACATCCGCTTCTTTGAGCAGGGCACCATCTGCGCCCTCAACCCGAACGGAAAGGCCGTTGTCGACGAGAACAACCGCCTCGCCCTCGTGCCCGACGGCAACGGAGGCTGCTTCCGCGCCCTTTCCCAGAGCGGCACGCTCGCCTGGCTCGTGGAACGCGGCGTGCAGTACGTGTTCCTCTACAGTGTGGACAACGCCCTCTGCCGCATTTGCGACCCAGCCTTTGTGGGGGCGCTCGCCGCCGACGGACGCGCTGTGAGCGCATCCAAGGTGGTCGCAAAGGCAGGCCCGGGCGAGAAGGTGGGCATTTTCGCCTTCCAAAACAACAAGCCCGGCGTGGTCGAATACAGCGATTTGCCCGAAAACCTTCGCGACATGACTAACGCCGACGGCAGCCTCACCTACGACGGCGGCAACATCGCCGTTCACTTGTTCAAAATCAGCGGACTCCGCAAGCTGCAAACCGGCAAGCTCCCGTGGCACACCGCACGCAAGACCGTCTGCGGCATCGAAAAGTGCTTCAAGTTCGAGCAGTTCCTCTTTGACGCCTTCCCGCTCCTCGGGAGCATGCTCCCGTTCGGCGTCATCCGCGAAGAGGAGTTCAGCCCCGTGAAGAACGCCGAAGGCAATGACAGCCCGAAAACCGCCCGCGAGATGATTGGCAAGCTTCACCGCGAGTGGCTCCGCAAGGCGCACGTGGAAATCGACCCCCACAAGCTCTACGAAGTTTCCCCCACCCTGAGCTACGCGGGCGAAGGCCTCTCCCGCCGCCTGTTCGAACGCGAACTCGGGCGCAACATTTGGGAATTTGACGCCTAACGTTTGGCCGAGCGCCGACCATGCCCTACTTTGCATACAAGTTCCTGTTGCACGGTTTGCTGCGCCTGCCCGACCCATTTTTTGCGGCACTCTTCGTGCTGGTCCACCCCGTGTACAAAGCGCTGCACATGAAGCGCGCCTACGGACGCGTCATTGGGCACTTACAAAAATGCGGTTTCAGCGAGCGCACTCCGGGCGTAACCGCCCGCGATGTCTTCAAGTCGCTCTACTGGAACGGCATCGACAGCTACCGCCTGCTCGCCCGCATCCCGAGCGCCACCCGTCGCGTGCGTTACGAAAACGAACAGGTTATCCAAAGCGCCGTCGCGCAGGGACCGGTTGTCGCCATGAGCATCCACCAGGGCGCCTTCGAGAACATGCACCGCACCCTCTGCCGCTACAGCGAGCACGTGCACCTCGTCACCAACACCTTCAAAAGCGGGGGGCTCACCCGCGCACTCCGCGAAGTGCGCAGCGACCCGCACCTGAGCGAGTACTCCCCCGAGGACGTGGGCAAGGTGATACGGAACCTCTTCAAGACCAAGGGGATCATTGCGATGGTCGTGGACCAGGCCCGCAACACCAAGGGGAACCTCGTCCAGCTATTCGGTCGCGACACGACCATCTACCTGAGGCTCGCCGTCAAGGCGAACCAAATGGGCGCAGGCGTCGTCACCTTCCGCACCTT encodes:
- a CDS encoding phospho-N-acetylmuramoyl-pentapeptide-transferase, with protein sequence MLCHWLYHITSIDLFDGRLFRAGVAAMLSIVLVLFFMPKYIRLLQGLDATSDFDKDGKSKSPPIMGGLLLVVVVEIVSLLVCKMNGYTISTLVILALFSAVGAIDDIAKVRAKRLIKLGKLKAADYMDKADGISSSLRLFLYFLFSLVVAIFCYKFIPELKGDLTIPFCPIDVFQLHLPNWIFVAFMTFVIAASANGTNFTDGLDSLVSVPILTSMIFVGLVAYVSGNFIFSQYLSVPYLPGCDELFPIALSIAGALLAYLWFNSPPAEIYMGDAGSVGFGAAIGIMFILVQAGLFLPIVCIIIIAEACSVLLQITWFKFTKKTTGTGKRIFLCAPLHHHYQKKWEGKFPSKPLMNSKIVWRMHLVSIFALIVSMVIFFGIR
- a CDS encoding UTP--glucose-1-phosphate uridylyltransferase, which translates into the protein MDIIETLNAAGQQELAAKLESLSGDARALLERDIASQDWLALQSIYEEKSSASLSDNVASDIQPMPFKIASDDLRYDYWKETGEILLGKGQVAAFLVAGGQGSRLGFNGPKGMFDIGLPSHKSLFQLQAERLQNLAAQVGHAIPWCIMTSPLNHEATVNFFREHDYFGMNKDDIRFFEQGTICALNPNGKAVVDENNRLALVPDGNGGCFRALSQSGTLAWLVERGVQYVFLYSVDNALCRICDPAFVGALAADGRAVSASKVVAKAGPGEKVGIFAFQNNKPGVVEYSDLPENLRDMTNADGSLTYDGGNIAVHLFKISGLRKLQTGKLPWHTARKTVCGIEKCFKFEQFLFDAFPLLGSMLPFGVIREEEFSPVKNAEGNDSPKTAREMIGKLHREWLRKAHVEIDPHKLYEVSPTLSYAGEGLSRRLFERELGRNIWEFDA